Part of the Bacteroidota bacterium genome, AAGGCGATTGAGAAAGTCGAGCGCTACGTCGAGATCGCCCAAGAGGAAGGCGCAACCCTCACCCTCGGCGGCGAGCGCGCGACGGGCGACGGGCTGAGTGACGGCCACTTCTTCCAGCCGACCATCTTCACCGGCGTAACGCCCGAGATGCGGGTAGCGAAGGAGGAGGTCTTCGGCCCGTTCCTCTCCGTCATCAAGATCCAGAACTTCGACGAGGCCATCGAGGTGGCGAACAACGTCCCCTACGGCCTCTCGTCGGCGGTCTACACCCGAGACGTGGCCCGCGCCTTCCGCGCGATGCGCGACATCGAGGCCGGGATCACCTACATCAACGGCCCGACGATCGGGGCCGAGGCGCACATGCCGTTCGGCGGCGTCAAGGGCACCGGCAACGGTCACCGCGAAGGCGGCTGGGAGGTCTTCGACTTCTACACCGAGACCAAGACGGTCTACGTCGACTACTCCGGCACCCTCCAGAAAGCCCAGATCGACAACGTCGAGGACTGACTAGAAAGACCAGCCTTTCTCCCCTCTCGCCCTCATGGAAAAACGCCGCATCACCCAAATCACCGCCGCCTCGATGGCCGTCTTGGCTGTCGTCCTCATGGTCATCGCCGTATTCGTGGTCGGCGTGGACGTGTTGAGCTTCTTCGGCTAAGTCCGGCAGCACGGGCTACACCGCTCCCCACCCTATCGACACAGCGACGGCGAGGACCGCGAGGCCGAGGGCGAAGAGGGCGAGCTGGAGCGGGAGCATCCACCGCGCCCACGTCTGCCACGGCACGTCGGCGAGGGTGAGCGCACCCATCAGGACGGCGCTCGTCGGGATGATCATGTTCGTGAAGCCGTCGCCCATCTGGAAGGCGAGGACGGCGGTCTGCCGGGTGACGCCGACGAGGTCGGAGAGCGGGGCCATGAGCGGCATCGTGAGCGCGGCCTGCCCGCTCCCACTCGGGACGAAGAAGTTGATGACGGTCTGCGACGCGAACATCGCCATCGCCGCCACTGCCGAGCCGGTGCCCTCCAGCCCCGAGGCGAGGGCGTGGAGGATCGTGTCGATCACCTGCCCGTCCTGCATCACGACCAGGATGCCGCGCGCGAGGCCGATGATGACGGCCGTCGCGACGAGGTCTTTGGCACCGACCATGAACGCCCGCGCCGTGCCATTCGCCCCAAGACCACCAATGGCCCCCATCAAAATTCCCAGCGCGACGAAGAGAGCAGCGATTTCATTGATATACCACTGGGGCCCTCCGACATAGTAAGACAACCCGTGGATGGTGATGGTGTAGCCGAATGGGACGTCAAATGCCTGTGACTTGGGCAATACACCCCAAACAAGAATTACTATCCCGAGGAAGAAAACCGCGAGCACCGTTTTCTGTCGACCCGTCAGTTCAGTACCTCCCTCCATGTTGAGGTGGAGACCGTCGCGGCGCTTCCGCTGGTCGATCT contains:
- a CDS encoding TIGR00366 family protein codes for the protein FRVVLWVVVTVVVIAFVMWHAARVRRDPTRSPTFEIDQRKRRDGLHLNMEGGTELTGRQKTVLAVFFLGIVILVWGVLPKSQAFDVPFGYTITIHGLSYYVGGPQWYINEIAALFVALGILMGAIGGLGANGTARAFMVGAKDLVATAVIIGLARGILVVMQDGQVIDTILHALASGLEGTGSAVAAMAMFASQTVINFFVPSGSGQAALTMPLMAPLSDLVGVTRQTAVLAFQMGDGFTNMIIPTSAVLMGALTLADVPWQTWARWMLPLQLALFALGLAVLAVAVSIGWGAV